DNA sequence from the Methanosarcinales archaeon genome:
AATGGGAATCAGACCAAGTTATATAAAATCCCTTGCAACCCAATTATTAAATGACAAAGGCGAACTTTTCACAAAAGATTTTGAAGACAATAAACCGCTTGTTACTCAATATACCAATGTACAGAGCAAGGTAATTAGAAACCGAATAGCCGGATATATTACCAGGAAGAAGAATAGACAATAATAATTGACAAATAATAGGTGGTCCTGCAATGTTGGACGGTGTAATAACTGCAATGATAACACCTTTCACTCCTGACAACAGGATTGATAAAGCAGGTTTGCAGTCCAATATAGATTTTTTAATTAAAAGAGGGATTTCTGGTGTAGTGCCTTCCGGGACGACTGGCGAGTCAGCCACCCTTACTTTTCAGGAACATAAGGACCTGATCGATATCAGTGTTGAGTGCAGTACCGTGCCTGTTGTTGCAGGTACCGGGTCAAATAGCACTTCAGAAGCCCTGGAATTAACAAAATACGCAGCAGACGCCGGGGCTGATGCAGCTTTGCTCATCACTCCTTATTATAATAAACCCAACGATGCCGGGCTCTTAAAGCATTTTACCACTATTGCAGATCATGCTGATATACCACAGATATTGTATAATGTCCCAAGCAGGACATGTATCAATATGAAAAATGAAGTGACTGCAGAGTTGGCCCAACATCCTAATATTATGGGGATCAAGGAGGCCAGCGGGGATCTGGACCAGATAAAGGATATTATCCAGCGAACCCAGGACCAGGATTTTGTGATATTTTCAGGAGATGATGCTTTGACAGTTCCGATCATGGAACTGGGAGGTGTGGGTGTGATCAGCGTAGCTGCGAATATTGTTCCAGATAAGGTGACTGCAATGGTACAGGCTTTTAAAGCAGGGAATATGGATGAAGTCCGAAGGCTTGAAATCCTGCTTGCCCCTTTGATCAAGGCATTGTTCATTGAGACAAACCCCGTCCCTGTTAAAAAGGCTGTAGAATTGATAGGCCTGGCATCGGGTGAACTGAGATTACCTTTGGCTCCTATAAGTCAGGAGAATGAGGAAATACTGGTTGCAGAACTTAAGTCCATCGGGGTGTTAGAATCATAATTCGTGCTGCTGTTACGGGAGTATGCGGCAGGATGGGCGCACTTATTGTAAATAATATTTTGAGTTCTGAAAATATGGAACTATCTGCCGGTTTTGACATAACCAATATCGGAATGGATGTGGGTGAAGTGATCGGGACCGGGAATCTGGGTGTACCTGTATCTGGCCCGGATGATATGGAATCTGTTATCAGGGACAGTGGTACCCAGGTTGTTATTGATTTCACAATTGCTGCAGCTGCTGCAGAGAATGTAGTAAAGGCAGCCAGTGCAGGCAGCGACCTGGTGATGGGGACTACAGGGTTCAGCGATGAGCAGGTCGAAAGGATGCATGTAGCCATAGCAGATAATAAGGTCTCTGCAGTGATCTCACCAAACTTTGCTGTGGGAGTTAATATATTCTGGGAGCTGCTTGAAGAGGCAGCCAGACATCTGGAAGGATTTGATGTGGAGATTATCGAAATCCATCATAATATGAAGAAGGACGCCCCCAGCGGTACTGCAGTAAAGGCCGCCCAGGTTATCAATAAGGTTTTAGGGGGCAGAGAATATGTGTACGGCCGGCAGGGTCTTGCACCCAGGGGAGATGAGATCGGTATCCATGCAATCCGTGGCGGTGATGTGGTGGGCGACCATACAGTACTGTTCTTTGGTGATGGTGAGCGCATCGAGATCAGGCACCAGGCACACAGCAGGCAGGCATTTGCAGGAGGAGCTGTGCGGGCTGCCAGGTGGTTAATGGACCAGCCGCCGGGTGTGTACGGGATGGATGATGTGCTGGGTTTGAAGAGCTAGAATGATGTTAGTTTTTTTCTAAATTTGAACCCCAAGATCGCCGTGAGCTAGTACGATGTTCAGACTTAAAAGTTCCACCTCAAAAAAAAGAGATGTGGTCAAAAGACCATAATCAAAAACATGGAATGATTATTTCCATTCCCAAGTTTTGGTTACAGTATTCTCATCCTCGTCCATTTCATATTCAAAGACCGTAGCCATATAGTTCAGCTTGTCAAACTTCCGGGAAGCCGTCTCGTAGAATACACTCCCTCGGATGCTAACTGTATTTTGGCCAGTCAACTTTCCCACTCCTTGGGCTCTAAAGGTAGCACCATCTCCACCTTCTGACATGACTATTCCATTACCATATGCATATAGCACTCCATTGGGCCGCATATCTGATAAATAGGTAAGGACAACCTTGACCTTGGT
Encoded proteins:
- a CDS encoding 30S ribosomal protein S17e, which encodes MGIRPSYIKSLATQLLNDKGELFTKDFEDNKPLVTQYTNVQSKVIRNRIAGYITRKKNRQ
- a CDS encoding 4-hydroxy-tetrahydrodipicolinate synthase, giving the protein MLDGVITAMITPFTPDNRIDKAGLQSNIDFLIKRGISGVVPSGTTGESATLTFQEHKDLIDISVECSTVPVVAGTGSNSTSEALELTKYAADAGADAALLITPYYNKPNDAGLLKHFTTIADHADIPQILYNVPSRTCINMKNEVTAELAQHPNIMGIKEASGDLDQIKDIIQRTQDQDFVIFSGDDALTVPIMELGGVGVISVAANIVPDKVTAMVQAFKAGNMDEVRRLEILLAPLIKALFIETNPVPVKKAVELIGLASGELRLPLAPISQENEEILVAELKSIGVLES
- a CDS encoding 4-hydroxy-tetrahydrodipicolinate reductase, with amino-acid sequence MIRAAVTGVCGRMGALIVNNILSSENMELSAGFDITNIGMDVGEVIGTGNLGVPVSGPDDMESVIRDSGTQVVIDFTIAAAAAENVVKAASAGSDLVMGTTGFSDEQVERMHVAIADNKVSAVISPNFAVGVNIFWELLEEAARHLEGFDVEIIEIHHNMKKDAPSGTAVKAAQVINKVLGGREYVYGRQGLAPRGDEIGIHAIRGGDVVGDHTVLFFGDGERIEIRHQAHSRQAFAGGAVRAARWLMDQPPGVYGMDDVLGLKS